The following proteins come from a genomic window of Sandaracinaceae bacterium:
- a CDS encoding serine/threonine-protein kinase encodes MRRDKPGKIIAGRYELLEPAGEGGMAVVWRALIRGAGKFSRPVAVKRIHATKGADNHFIRLFEEEARVGAGLHHPNVVQIMDFGVDDDGDYFLVMEWIEGLDLHHWVRSHPRGMQLTPWPLVTAIGVDVLRALGAAHERRDETGALSPIYHRDVSPSNVLLGTNGTVKLTDFGLARAMDRASMTRPNVIKGKLAYCAPELISGAKSSEQSDLFALGVVLWESLSQQRLFTGKNDLEVLLSVRKGEIPPVSEVRTDIPAPLELAIQQALAPDPKDRFETATEMARALAAILRTHPEPIDAEPIGKSVRQAAERLGLAKKAKSQAPPAPSVHDLSLSDVEIVDPEKSLELDISVQEVPPPTPVSSSESSAPVRGLWSEKDE; translated from the coding sequence ATGCGCAGGGACAAGCCCGGAAAGATCATCGCGGGCCGCTACGAGCTGCTCGAGCCGGCCGGCGAAGGCGGAATGGCCGTGGTCTGGCGCGCCCTCATCCGCGGCGCCGGCAAGTTCTCGCGGCCCGTGGCCGTCAAGCGCATCCACGCCACCAAGGGCGCCGACAATCACTTCATCCGGCTCTTCGAGGAGGAGGCCCGGGTCGGCGCGGGGCTGCATCACCCCAACGTGGTCCAGATCATGGACTTCGGGGTCGACGACGACGGCGACTACTTCCTCGTGATGGAGTGGATCGAGGGGCTCGACCTGCATCACTGGGTCCGCTCTCACCCGCGCGGCATGCAGCTGACGCCGTGGCCGCTCGTCACCGCGATCGGGGTCGACGTGCTGCGCGCGCTCGGCGCCGCCCACGAGCGCCGCGACGAGACGGGCGCGCTCTCGCCCATCTACCACCGCGACGTGTCTCCCTCGAACGTGCTGCTCGGCACGAACGGCACGGTGAAGCTCACCGACTTCGGCCTCGCCCGCGCGATGGACCGGGCGAGCATGACCCGGCCGAACGTGATCAAGGGCAAGCTCGCCTACTGCGCGCCCGAGCTGATCAGCGGCGCGAAGTCGAGCGAACAGAGCGATCTGTTCGCGCTCGGGGTCGTGCTCTGGGAGTCGCTCTCGCAGCAGCGGCTGTTCACCGGGAAGAACGACCTCGAGGTGCTGCTCTCGGTCCGCAAGGGAGAGATCCCGCCCGTGAGCGAGGTCCGGACCGACATCCCGGCGCCGCTCGAGCTGGCCATCCAGCAGGCCCTCGCCCCCGACCCGAAGGACCGCTTCGAGACCGCGACCGAGATGGCGCGCGCGCTCGCCGCGATCCTGCGCACGCACCCCGAGCCCATCGACGCCGAGCCCATCGGCAAGAGCGTGCGGCAGGCGGCCGAGCGCCTCGGGCTCGCCAAGAAGGCCAAGAGCCAGGCCCCGCCGGCTCCGAGCGTGCACGACCTCAGCCTGAGCGACGTGGAGATCGTCGACCCGGAGAAGAGCCTCGAGCTCGACATCTCCGTGCAAGAGGTCCCGCCGCCCACGCCGGTGTCGTCCTCCGAATCGAGCGCCCCGGTTCGCGGCCTCTGGTCCGAGAAGGACGAGTAG
- a CDS encoding GNAT family N-acetyltransferase, giving the protein MDARGDRPDTAGIEHATESEALRVELRSGLEGIEPEAWDALVGGDDPFVEHGFLHALETSGSVGPDAGWQPVHVTAWAGERLIGALPLYAKDNSWGEFIFDFQWARAAHQSGLPYYPKLVAMAPFTPATGKRFLLAEGVDHARTVGALLAGARAAADEIDASSIHLLFLTEEERRLAVGCGFKPRLSVQFHWDDAGYATFDDYLARFRSSKRKQVRKERRAVAESDLEIAVKEGPELTDADWEALHRFYRENCMRHGSYGYLTPRFFDAVRQIHAHRLVAAIAYRRGTAVAASINFEKGQHLYGRYWGCLEDHEFLHFELCYYQLIERAIERGITHFEAGAQGFHKLKRGLLPVEIHSAHWIREPALADAIGRYLPSEAFQVKAEIAALHDRSPFHRG; this is encoded by the coding sequence GTGGACGCTCGCGGGGATCGGCCCGACACTGCGGGCATCGAACACGCGACGGAATCCGAGGCGCTGCGCGTCGAGCTGAGGTCGGGCCTCGAAGGGATCGAGCCGGAGGCCTGGGACGCGCTCGTCGGAGGCGACGACCCCTTCGTCGAGCACGGCTTCCTCCACGCCCTCGAGACGAGCGGGAGCGTCGGCCCGGACGCCGGCTGGCAGCCCGTGCACGTGACGGCGTGGGCGGGTGAGCGGCTGATCGGAGCGCTGCCGCTCTACGCCAAGGACAACTCCTGGGGCGAGTTCATCTTCGACTTCCAGTGGGCCCGCGCCGCGCACCAATCCGGGCTCCCCTACTACCCCAAGCTCGTCGCGATGGCGCCCTTCACGCCCGCCACCGGCAAGCGCTTCCTGCTCGCGGAGGGCGTCGATCACGCGCGGACCGTCGGCGCGCTCCTCGCGGGCGCGCGCGCCGCGGCGGACGAGATCGACGCGAGCTCCATCCACCTGCTCTTCCTGACCGAGGAGGAGCGTCGCCTGGCCGTGGGCTGCGGCTTCAAGCCTCGCCTCTCGGTGCAGTTCCACTGGGACGACGCGGGCTACGCCACGTTCGACGACTACCTGGCGCGCTTCCGCTCCTCGAAGCGCAAGCAGGTCCGCAAGGAGCGGCGCGCGGTGGCGGAGAGCGATCTCGAGATCGCGGTGAAGGAGGGACCGGAGCTGACGGACGCGGACTGGGAGGCGCTCCATCGCTTCTACCGCGAGAACTGCATGCGCCACGGCTCCTATGGCTACCTCACGCCGCGCTTCTTCGACGCGGTGCGCCAGATCCACGCCCACCGGCTGGTGGCGGCGATCGCCTATCGACGAGGAACCGCGGTCGCGGCGTCGATCAACTTCGAGAAGGGCCAGCACCTCTACGGCCGCTACTGGGGCTGCCTCGAGGACCACGAGTTCCTCCACTTCGAGCTCTGCTACTACCAGCTCATCGAGCGGGCGATCGAGCGCGGCATCACGCACTTCGAGGCGGGGGCGCAGGGGTTTCACAAGCTCAAGCGCGGCCTGCTACCGGTGGAGATTCACAGCGCGCACTGGATCCGCGAGCCGGCCCTGGCGGACGCCATCGGCCGCTACCTGCCATCGGAGGCCTTCCAGGTGAAGGCCGAGATCGCGGCGCTCCACGACCGCTCGCCGTTCCATCGAGGGTGA